In Alicyclobacillus macrosporangiidus CPP55, a single window of DNA contains:
- the istB gene encoding IS21-like element helper ATPase IstB, with the protein MSDDVHAAMVEIYCKELKMPGLRKAYAALAREAGVQNHSPVQYLAACLAEEMESRKASRLQTYTGQARFPAHKTLQEFDFAAIPALQKQRIVHLAGGDFIRAKENVICMGASGTGKTHIAIAIGLAAISAGYRVRFITVMQLVQELLQAESEYRLPRYLRTWDKYDLVCLDELGYVSLTQGGPLLFQFCAERYEKGSILITTNLEFAKWTDVFHDATLTTALLDRLTHHSHILLFEGESYRFRESQRRAAAEL; encoded by the coding sequence ATGTCTGACGATGTACACGCAGCCATGGTGGAGATCTACTGCAAGGAGTTGAAGATGCCGGGTTTGCGCAAGGCTTACGCGGCGCTGGCGAGGGAGGCGGGGGTGCAGAACCACTCCCCCGTCCAGTACCTTGCCGCCTGCCTCGCCGAGGAGATGGAGTCACGGAAAGCCAGTCGGCTGCAGACGTACACGGGGCAGGCACGGTTCCCTGCCCACAAGACCCTGCAGGAGTTCGATTTCGCCGCGATTCCGGCGCTGCAGAAGCAGCGGATTGTACACCTAGCGGGGGGAGACTTCATTCGAGCGAAGGAAAACGTGATATGTATGGGGGCCAGTGGAACGGGCAAAACACACATCGCGATAGCCATCGGGCTGGCCGCCATCTCAGCGGGCTACAGAGTGCGGTTCATCACCGTCATGCAGCTGGTCCAGGAGCTCTTACAGGCAGAGTCAGAGTACCGACTGCCCAGATACCTTCGGACGTGGGACAAGTACGACCTGGTCTGCTTGGACGAGTTAGGGTATGTATCCTTAACTCAAGGTGGGCCACTACTGTTCCAATTCTGTGCGGAGCGGTACGAGAAGGGCAGCATCCTCATCACGACGAACCTGGAGTTCGCGAAATGGACGGACGTGTTCCACGACGCGACGCTGACGACAGCCCTCCTCGACCGACTGACCCACCACTCCCACATCCTGCTGTTTGAAGGCGAATCCTACAGGTTCCGAGAGAGCCAAAGACGAGCGGCAGCCGAGCTGTGA